The Candidatus Cloacimonadota bacterium genome includes the window GTTATGAGATCATCCACGGATTTGATTCTCCGCAAAGAAATTGCCCCTACCAGAACACTCTTATTACTCAAAAGATCTCAAATGAAGATTTTTATGATAGATTCAAAGATCAATATTTTAATGTTTCCACATCACCCATTTTTGATGAAAATGGTAAGATGACCAGGATCGTGGAAATCGCATCGAATATAACTCAAAGAAAAAAAAATGAAAAAGAACTGCAATCACACCGGGAACTTCTAACATTGATCAACAAAATTCTCCGTCATGATCTAACCAATAATCTGGCAGTTATCACCAGTGCGATCAGAATGTTCCAGGATACAAAAGATGAAGATTATTTAAACGAGATTTTCTTAAATATCAATAAAGGTGTAAAATTGATCAGGAGAATGAAAGACCTGGAGTTATTTACCTCGAATCATAAAAAATTGAGTATTTATGAAGTTCGCGAACTTATCGATCAACTTACAAGATTATATACCCATATTGAATTCAATGTTTCAGGGTTTTGCCAAGTATTAGCTGATGATGCTCTACCCTCGGTTTTTGATAATATAATTTCAAATGCTGTCATTCACGGGAAAACGAAAAGGATAGATATTATAATTGAAAAAGATGAAAAATTCTGTATCCTGACTATCAGCGATTATGGAATAGGAATTCCGGATAATATCAAAGAAAAAATATTTGATGAAAGTTTTAAATATGGGAAAAGCGGTAAAACAGGATTGGGACTTTACATCGTAAAAAAAACATTCGAAAGATATGGGGGAGAGGTTTAT containing:
- a CDS encoding PAS domain-containing sensor histidine kinase, whose protein sequence is METKFEIEKKEKQADILKSINLELKQEIAERKKAEKSLHQLKQAIEATQIGITISDTLGKIIYLNPAIAEMHGYEVDELLGKQTGIFANHENKKLINLKSVKKWKGLIRERVNTRKDGSIFPVWLMSKVVKDETGDPIAIVTTCEDITERKKTEEQLKQAKEEWEKTFNSLNDLISIQDMDFHYIAVNKAFARTYHRKPEDFVGKKCYEIIHGFDSPQRNCPYQNTLITQKISNEDFYDRFKDQYFNVSTSPIFDENGKMTRIVEIASNITQRKKNEKELQSHRELLTLINKILRHDLTNNLAVITSAIRMFQDTKDEDYLNEIFLNINKGVKLIRRMKDLELFTSNHKKLSIYEVRELIDQLTRLYTHIEFNVSGFCQVLADDALPSVFDNIISNAVIHGKTKRIDIIIEKDEKFCILTISDYGIGIPDNIKEKIFDESFKYGKSGKTGLGLYIVKKTFERYGGEVYVENNEHQGTVFVLKLLKV